Proteins found in one Hyla sarda isolate aHylSar1 chromosome 7, aHylSar1.hap1, whole genome shotgun sequence genomic segment:
- the SSBP3 gene encoding single-stranded DNA-binding protein 3 isoform X5, which produces MDCLPDLVTDKDKLESAAAAPSPVLGNIPPNDGMPGGPIPPGFFQQGPPGSQPSPHAQPPPHNPNMMGPHSQPFMSPRYGGGPRPHIRMGNQPPGGVPGSQPLLPNSMDPTRQGHPGMGGPMQRMNPPRPMGPMGPGPQSDPWLSLQNYGSGMRPPPNSLGPGMNMGPGAGRPWPNPNSANSQIPYSSSSPGTYVGPPGGGGPPGTPIMPSPAESTNSSDNIYTMINPGPPTGNRSNFPMGPGSDGPMGGMGGMEPHHMNGSLGSGDMDGLPKNSPNNISGISNPPGTPRDDGELGGNFLHSFQNDNYSPSMTMSV; this is translated from the exons AGCGCAGCCGCTGCCCCAAGTCCAGTGCTCGGTAACATTCCTCCAAATGATGGCATGCCAGGAGGGCCTATTCCCCCTGGATTCTTCCAG CAGGGTCCACCTGGGTCACAGCCGTCACCTCACGCACAGCCACCTCCTCACAACCCCAACATGATGGGTCCTCACAGTCAG CCTTTTATGTCTCCGCGATACGGTGGTGGACCCAGGCCTCACATAAGAATGGGAAACCAG CCACCAGGTGGTGTCCCTGGGTCACAGCCTTTGTTACCAAACTCCATGGATCCAACCAGACAAG GACACCCTGGCATGGGAGGACCCATGCAGAGGATGAACCCCCCTAGACCAATGGGCCCCATGGGTCCGGGACCTCAG TCTGATCCTTGGTTATCATTGCAGAATTATGGAAGTGGGATGAGACCACCACCAAATTCCTTAGGGCCCGGCATGAACAT GGGTCCTGGTGCGGGCAGGCCGTGGCCAAATCCAAATAGTGCAAATTCG CAGATTCCATATTCATCATCATCGCCCGGCACGTATGTG GGCCCACCAGGTGGCGGAGGACCTCCGGGTACCCCCATCATGCCCAGTCCTGCAG AATCAACAAATTCAAGCGACAATATCTACACAATGATAAATCCTGGTCCACCCACAGGGAACCGTTCAAAT ttCCCGATGGGACCAGGCTCAGATGGACCCATGGGAGGAATGGGTGGTATGGAACCTCATCATATGAACGGGTCATTAG GTTCTGGAGACATGGACGGACTCCCTAAG aATTCCCCAAATAACATAAGTGGCATTAGTAACCCTCCTGGGACACCGCGAGATGACGGAGAGTTAGGAGGAAACTTTCTTCATTCCTTCCAAAATGATAAT TACTCTCCCAGCATGACTATGAGTGTGTGA
- the SSBP3 gene encoding single-stranded DNA-binding protein 3 isoform X6, which produces MDCLPDLVTDKDKLESAAAAPSPVLGNIPPNDGMPGGPIPPGFFQGPPGSQPSPHAQPPPHNPNMMGPHSQPFMSPRYGGGPRPHIRMGNQPPGGVPGSQPLLPNSMDPTRQGHPGMGGPMQRMNPPRPMGPMGPGPQSDPWLSLQNYGSGMRPPPNSLGPGMNMGPGAGRPWPNPNSANSQIPYSSSSPGTYVGPPGGGGPPGTPIMPSPAESTNSSDNIYTMINPGPPTGNRSNFPMGPGSDGPMGGMGGMEPHHMNGSLGSGDMDGLPKNSPNNISGISNPPGTPRDDGELGGNFLHSFQNDNYSPSMTMSV; this is translated from the exons AGCGCAGCCGCTGCCCCAAGTCCAGTGCTCGGTAACATTCCTCCAAATGATGGCATGCCAGGAGGGCCTATTCCCCCTGGATTCTTCCAG GGTCCACCTGGGTCACAGCCGTCACCTCACGCACAGCCACCTCCTCACAACCCCAACATGATGGGTCCTCACAGTCAG CCTTTTATGTCTCCGCGATACGGTGGTGGACCCAGGCCTCACATAAGAATGGGAAACCAG CCACCAGGTGGTGTCCCTGGGTCACAGCCTTTGTTACCAAACTCCATGGATCCAACCAGACAAG GACACCCTGGCATGGGAGGACCCATGCAGAGGATGAACCCCCCTAGACCAATGGGCCCCATGGGTCCGGGACCTCAG TCTGATCCTTGGTTATCATTGCAGAATTATGGAAGTGGGATGAGACCACCACCAAATTCCTTAGGGCCCGGCATGAACAT GGGTCCTGGTGCGGGCAGGCCGTGGCCAAATCCAAATAGTGCAAATTCG CAGATTCCATATTCATCATCATCGCCCGGCACGTATGTG GGCCCACCAGGTGGCGGAGGACCTCCGGGTACCCCCATCATGCCCAGTCCTGCAG AATCAACAAATTCAAGCGACAATATCTACACAATGATAAATCCTGGTCCACCCACAGGGAACCGTTCAAAT ttCCCGATGGGACCAGGCTCAGATGGACCCATGGGAGGAATGGGTGGTATGGAACCTCATCATATGAACGGGTCATTAG GTTCTGGAGACATGGACGGACTCCCTAAG aATTCCCCAAATAACATAAGTGGCATTAGTAACCCTCCTGGGACACCGCGAGATGACGGAGAGTTAGGAGGAAACTTTCTTCATTCCTTCCAAAATGATAAT TACTCTCCCAGCATGACTATGAGTGTGTGA
- the SSBP3 gene encoding single-stranded DNA-binding protein 3 isoform X8, translating to MFNPYQILYISAAAAPSPVLGNIPPNDGMPGGPIPPGFFQGPPGSQPSPHAQPPPHNPNMMGPHSQPFMSPRYGGGPRPHIRMGNQPPGGVPGSQPLLPNSMDPTRQGHPGMGGPMQRMNPPRPMGPMGPGPQSDPWLSLQNYGSGMRPPPNSLGPGMNMGPGAGRPWPNPNSANSQIPYSSSSPGTYVGPPGGGGPPGTPIMPSPAESTNSSDNIYTMINPGPPTGNRSNFPMGPGSDGPMGGMGGMEPHHMNGSLGSGDMDGLPKNSPNNISGISNPPGTPRDDGELGGNFLHSFQNDNYSPSMTMSV from the exons ATGTTTAACCCTTACCAGATTCTATACATC AGCGCAGCCGCTGCCCCAAGTCCAGTGCTCGGTAACATTCCTCCAAATGATGGCATGCCAGGAGGGCCTATTCCCCCTGGATTCTTCCAG GGTCCACCTGGGTCACAGCCGTCACCTCACGCACAGCCACCTCCTCACAACCCCAACATGATGGGTCCTCACAGTCAG CCTTTTATGTCTCCGCGATACGGTGGTGGACCCAGGCCTCACATAAGAATGGGAAACCAG CCACCAGGTGGTGTCCCTGGGTCACAGCCTTTGTTACCAAACTCCATGGATCCAACCAGACAAG GACACCCTGGCATGGGAGGACCCATGCAGAGGATGAACCCCCCTAGACCAATGGGCCCCATGGGTCCGGGACCTCAG TCTGATCCTTGGTTATCATTGCAGAATTATGGAAGTGGGATGAGACCACCACCAAATTCCTTAGGGCCCGGCATGAACAT GGGTCCTGGTGCGGGCAGGCCGTGGCCAAATCCAAATAGTGCAAATTCG CAGATTCCATATTCATCATCATCGCCCGGCACGTATGTG GGCCCACCAGGTGGCGGAGGACCTCCGGGTACCCCCATCATGCCCAGTCCTGCAG AATCAACAAATTCAAGCGACAATATCTACACAATGATAAATCCTGGTCCACCCACAGGGAACCGTTCAAAT ttCCCGATGGGACCAGGCTCAGATGGACCCATGGGAGGAATGGGTGGTATGGAACCTCATCATATGAACGGGTCATTAG GTTCTGGAGACATGGACGGACTCCCTAAG aATTCCCCAAATAACATAAGTGGCATTAGTAACCCTCCTGGGACACCGCGAGATGACGGAGAGTTAGGAGGAAACTTTCTTCATTCCTTCCAAAATGATAAT TACTCTCCCAGCATGACTATGAGTGTGTGA
- the SSBP3 gene encoding single-stranded DNA-binding protein 3 isoform X7 — protein sequence MFNPYQILYISAAAAPSPVLGNIPPNDGMPGGPIPPGFFQQGPPGSQPSPHAQPPPHNPNMMGPHSQPFMSPRYGGGPRPHIRMGNQPPGGVPGSQPLLPNSMDPTRQGHPGMGGPMQRMNPPRPMGPMGPGPQSDPWLSLQNYGSGMRPPPNSLGPGMNMGPGAGRPWPNPNSANSQIPYSSSSPGTYVGPPGGGGPPGTPIMPSPAESTNSSDNIYTMINPGPPTGNRSNFPMGPGSDGPMGGMGGMEPHHMNGSLGSGDMDGLPKNSPNNISGISNPPGTPRDDGELGGNFLHSFQNDNYSPSMTMSV from the exons ATGTTTAACCCTTACCAGATTCTATACATC AGCGCAGCCGCTGCCCCAAGTCCAGTGCTCGGTAACATTCCTCCAAATGATGGCATGCCAGGAGGGCCTATTCCCCCTGGATTCTTCCAG CAGGGTCCACCTGGGTCACAGCCGTCACCTCACGCACAGCCACCTCCTCACAACCCCAACATGATGGGTCCTCACAGTCAG CCTTTTATGTCTCCGCGATACGGTGGTGGACCCAGGCCTCACATAAGAATGGGAAACCAG CCACCAGGTGGTGTCCCTGGGTCACAGCCTTTGTTACCAAACTCCATGGATCCAACCAGACAAG GACACCCTGGCATGGGAGGACCCATGCAGAGGATGAACCCCCCTAGACCAATGGGCCCCATGGGTCCGGGACCTCAG TCTGATCCTTGGTTATCATTGCAGAATTATGGAAGTGGGATGAGACCACCACCAAATTCCTTAGGGCCCGGCATGAACAT GGGTCCTGGTGCGGGCAGGCCGTGGCCAAATCCAAATAGTGCAAATTCG CAGATTCCATATTCATCATCATCGCCCGGCACGTATGTG GGCCCACCAGGTGGCGGAGGACCTCCGGGTACCCCCATCATGCCCAGTCCTGCAG AATCAACAAATTCAAGCGACAATATCTACACAATGATAAATCCTGGTCCACCCACAGGGAACCGTTCAAAT ttCCCGATGGGACCAGGCTCAGATGGACCCATGGGAGGAATGGGTGGTATGGAACCTCATCATATGAACGGGTCATTAG GTTCTGGAGACATGGACGGACTCCCTAAG aATTCCCCAAATAACATAAGTGGCATTAGTAACCCTCCTGGGACACCGCGAGATGACGGAGAGTTAGGAGGAAACTTTCTTCATTCCTTCCAAAATGATAAT TACTCTCCCAGCATGACTATGAGTGTGTGA